The following are encoded in a window of Solidesulfovibrio magneticus RS-1 genomic DNA:
- a CDS encoding helix-turn-helix domain-containing protein, with product MGEILKVFGKRVRSLRRAKDMTQEQLAERAGLSLQSVGEIERGRGNPTLVNIERLSAALEEDLASLFDLGDVGMTREQVQKELLELLAGASEEQVRAILTMARVLIQK from the coding sequence ATGGGCGAGATTCTTAAGGTTTTTGGAAAACGTGTCCGGTCATTGCGGCGGGCAAAGGACATGACCCAGGAGCAGCTTGCGGAGCGGGCGGGGCTGTCCCTCCAAAGCGTTGGGGAGATCGAACGGGGCAGGGGGAATCCGACCTTGGTGAATATCGAAAGATTATCCGCCGCCCTCGAGGAAGATTTGGCATCCCTCTTTGACCTTGGGGATGTCGGCATGACGCGGGAGCAGGTGCAGAAAGAACTTCTGGAGTTGCTGGCCGGGGCCAGCGAAGAGCAAGTGCGAGCGATCCTGACCATGGCCCGGGTGCTGATCCAGAAGTGA
- a CDS encoding DUF6573 family protein — MPNDKAFGNVIYSYSRAEAIADGVLVDVTEQAKATGFKLPTVVTDNLYHHYIEPPAGLAGEGQSVTGRLHDLLTLALFAAKRAVNSDRVYFKVAFLMTPGHTETVEVIAHIGPGDSAEPVLTIMLPEDD; from the coding sequence ATGCCGAACGATAAAGCTTTTGGAAACGTCATCTACTCCTACTCCAGGGCAGAGGCGATTGCTGACGGGGTGTTGGTCGATGTCACCGAGCAAGCGAAAGCCACCGGCTTCAAACTGCCCACGGTGGTCACCGACAACCTGTATCATCATTATATAGAACCACCAGCGGGGCTGGCTGGCGAGGGGCAGTCCGTGACGGGCAGGCTCCACGACCTGCTGACGCTGGCGCTGTTTGCAGCCAAGAGGGCGGTCAACTCGGACAGGGTCTATTTCAAGGTGGCGTTCCTGATGACGCCAGGACACACGGAAACAGTCGAGGTCATTGCCCATATCGGCCCTGGCGACAGCGCAGAACCGGTCCTGACGATCATGCTCCCTGAGGATGACTGA